One Clostridium novyi NT genomic window carries:
- a CDS encoding M48 family metallopeptidase, which translates to MKINYEGMEIEYKLSYKRRKTLKISVKPDCTVEVVAPLGVSEEEVKKIILKKSKWILDRKKYFKENPPTQEIISYKSGATHRYLGKNYKLNVFSSKKNYVKLEENNIYIYSRYSTNEEYNKKLLYNWYREGAKIEFERVFQECFEKFTKYNFEKPTLSIRKMKRRWGSYTPYKNHVMLNLELIKEDRELIEYVIIHELCHIKHQNHRKEFYEFLSEILPLWKDREKRLKER; encoded by the coding sequence ATGAAAATTAATTATGAAGGCATGGAAATAGAATATAAACTAAGTTACAAAAGAAGAAAGACTTTAAAAATTTCAGTTAAACCTGATTGTACAGTAGAAGTAGTTGCTCCTTTAGGAGTAAGTGAGGAAGAGGTTAAGAAGATTATTTTAAAAAAATCTAAGTGGATATTAGATAGGAAAAAGTACTTTAAAGAAAATCCTCCAACACAAGAGATAATAAGTTATAAAAGTGGAGCAACCCATAGGTATTTAGGAAAGAACTATAAGCTTAATGTATTCTCTTCTAAAAAGAACTATGTAAAATTAGAAGAGAATAATATTTACATATATTCACGGTATAGTACCAATGAAGAATACAATAAAAAGTTGTTATATAATTGGTATAGAGAAGGTGCTAAAATAGAGTTTGAAAGAGTTTTTCAAGAATGCTTTGAAAAATTTACAAAATATAATTTTGAAAAACCAACTTTGTCTATTAGAAAGATGAAGAGAAGATGGGGAAGCTATACACCTTACAAAAATCATGTAATGTTGAATTTAGAATTAATAAAGGAAGATAGGGAACTAATTGAATATGTTATAATCCATGAACTTTGTCATATAAAACATCAAAATCATAGAAAAGAGTTTTATGAGTTTTTGAGTGAAATATTGCCACTGTGGAAAGATAGAGAAAAGAGACTAAAAGAAAGATGA
- a CDS encoding LysR family transcriptional regulator: MDLETIQTFLLISQNKSFTKTAKEMFCTQAAISMRIRRLEKYLNCSLFNRNSKKAELTKDGILFLPYAQQISNTFINAKEHLLQSKLMEESEISITSSSTPGTYILPNILFLFRQKYPFITVVNNVQYTQNVIDSILNKTYSLGIISQPYLSDNEDILCEPILEDPLVIVVNNNHPWAKKKRIFFHEMKNETFLISNPNTSLIYYLEKTGNFKFVPKNICVVGSVEAIKQSIYDNLGISVVSESAVKQELNLGLLTKIQLVNDIKLLRYVYYIKRKDAKLPLSTELFLKFAKEIMISKGKGIQSSELCKTSDE, translated from the coding sequence GTGGACTTAGAAACTATTCAAACTTTTTTACTCATATCACAGAATAAAAGTTTTACAAAAACAGCTAAAGAAATGTTCTGTACACAAGCTGCAATTTCTATGAGAATTAGAAGGCTTGAAAAATACTTAAACTGTAGTTTATTTAACCGAAATTCAAAAAAAGCTGAGCTAACTAAAGATGGTATCCTTTTTCTACCCTATGCCCAGCAAATATCAAATACTTTTATTAATGCTAAAGAACATTTACTACAATCAAAGTTAATGGAAGAATCCGAAATATCAATTACATCATCTAGTACACCTGGAACATATATATTGCCAAATATATTATTTTTATTTAGACAAAAATATCCTTTTATCACCGTAGTTAATAATGTTCAATATACCCAAAACGTAATTGATAGCATACTAAATAAAACTTATTCTCTAGGAATAATTTCTCAGCCCTACTTGTCTGACAATGAAGACATATTATGCGAACCTATTTTAGAAGATCCTCTTGTAATAGTAGTAAATAATAATCACCCTTGGGCTAAGAAAAAAAGAATATTCTTTCATGAGATGAAAAATGAAACTTTTTTAATATCTAATCCAAACACTTCATTAATTTACTACTTAGAGAAGACAGGAAACTTTAAATTTGTTCCAAAAAACATATGTGTGGTTGGAAGTGTTGAAGCAATAAAACAAAGCATCTATGATAATTTAGGAATATCTGTAGTATCTGAAAGTGCAGTAAAGCAAGAACTTAATCTAGGATTATTAACTAAAATTCAGCTAGTTAATGATATTAAATTACTGCGTTATGTTTATTATATAAAACGTAAAGATGCAAAACTACCACTTTCCACTGAATTGTTTTTAAAATTTGCAAAAGAAATTATGATTTCAAAAGGTAAAGGAATACAATCATCAGAATTATGTAAAACAAGTGATGAATAA
- a CDS encoding M20 metallopeptidase family protein, with protein MNKIMNQAKSIKNDLIDYRRTIHSNPEVGCELPKTKAYVMDKLREFGYNPREICESGIVATIEGNKKGKTFLLRADMDGLPMEEATECDFKSTNGCMHSCGHDIHTAMLLGAAKLLKENQDEIEGTVKLVFQPDEEGFTGAKRMLDAGVLENPKVDAAMAMHVSSGTPSNTVLCGLGTTIAGCIRFRIVVKGTGCHGAMPELGVDPINIASHIYISLQEIISSEISALQSAVLTIGKFVAGETGNIIPGEVIMEGTIRSLNKEVGEFIFNRMNDIVVSTAKMFRGEAELIKLPSVPPLINDINLSKEVTSYVEDLIGKDSVILFEQGGMASEDFAFYSEEIPSVYLMIGAGSKEENSLYGEPMHNKKVVFNEDILVTGAAMHTHCAISWLKNNKDNA; from the coding sequence ATGAATAAAATTATGAATCAAGCAAAATCAATAAAGAATGACTTAATAGACTACAGAAGAACTATACATAGTAATCCTGAAGTAGGATGTGAGCTACCAAAAACTAAAGCTTATGTAATGGATAAATTAAGAGAGTTTGGATATAATCCAAGGGAGATATGTGAAAGTGGTATAGTTGCTACAATAGAAGGAAATAAAAAGGGAAAAACATTTTTACTTAGAGCTGACATGGATGGACTACCAATGGAAGAAGCTACTGAATGTGATTTTAAATCAACTAATGGTTGCATGCATTCATGTGGACACGATATACACACAGCAATGCTATTAGGTGCGGCTAAATTACTTAAGGAAAATCAAGATGAAATAGAAGGAACAGTTAAATTAGTATTTCAGCCAGATGAAGAAGGATTTACTGGAGCGAAAAGAATGCTAGATGCAGGTGTTCTTGAAAATCCTAAAGTTGATGCGGCTATGGCTATGCATGTGAGTTCTGGAACACCTTCAAATACTGTGTTATGTGGACTTGGAACTACTATAGCAGGATGTATTAGATTTAGAATAGTTGTAAAAGGAACAGGATGTCATGGAGCTATGCCAGAACTTGGGGTAGATCCTATAAATATAGCATCACACATATATATATCTTTACAAGAAATAATCTCTAGCGAAATATCGGCTCTTCAATCTGCTGTTTTAACAATAGGTAAGTTTGTAGCTGGAGAAACAGGAAATATAATACCTGGTGAAGTTATTATGGAAGGTACTATAAGAAGCTTAAATAAAGAAGTAGGAGAATTTATATTTAATAGGATGAATGATATAGTAGTGTCTACTGCTAAGATGTTTAGGGGAGAAGCAGAACTTATAAAACTTCCATCAGTACCACCATTAATTAATGATATTAATCTATCTAAAGAAGTTACTTCTTATGTGGAAGATTTGATAGGTAAAGATTCAGTTATTTTATTTGAACAAGGTGGAATGGCATCAGAGGATTTTGCTTTTTACTCAGAGGAAATTCCAAGTGTTTATTTAATGATTGGTGCTGGTTCAAAAGAAGAGAATTCTTTATATGGTGAACCAATGCACAATAAAAAGGTAGTATTTAATGAAGATATATTAGTTACAGGTGCAGCTATGCATACTCATTGTGCTATTTCATGGCTTAAAAACAATAAGGATAATGCATAA